From the genome of Desulfobaculum xiamenense, one region includes:
- a CDS encoding Ig-like domain-containing protein, translated as MEQVGKVVALVGQAFAESETGSRPLENGSPVYQGETLATASGSSLEVRFSDDSVLAQGENSHLTLDEYVYSPSDPSSSNLLVRMSEGTYRMVTGHIAEDNPDGVALRSPLATIGIRGTGVDMQIGPDGERFGIFDYHQFDLVVTTPQGTRFITDGHMILDVGADGGLGMPRPYTPLEQQQFQQLAPISTIPPRDGGGGEGSDDQSEGPGEGGDGEEGPADGGELAGTEGDELGEAEGDSREDELADGAEEGDAFGGEQGTGNGETLIGQGGEGDPLAPAGSGELGQGLMLDGPPVIMPPSGPLGILPVTLDPWGMLLSPSPTWILVNLTPEDVVLFPPPQFDAEMDEGDDEDDAPVQPPRPQGINYIGTPDADLKYASNYDDTLRGEGGADTLQGFGGNDIIDGGTGNDSLTGGNGNDVVAGAAGDDVIDGGAGCDVLLGGIGDDTIRLAEVGDAAPGEVIDGGEGSDVLLLQGAGGELDLTVDGGPQVTGVERIDIQSQGAVELVLNAEMVATATDGVLTIVGNEVQGHHVTLWGEWYSADTVQYEGQIFNRFVCEGDGQPATVLVAQGIETHVNSAPIALESFVELPEDSAAGYVFTLADFEFEDADEDELQSIRVNADAFQVGGLYLDGVLLTGEVEISRADIEAGRLGYGVDVQAHPNFCGEESFTFQVWDGQGYGDAASMNVAITPVNDAPTAADASYTINEDTTLSFVPSKFTGAWEDVDGDDLAGIRITSLPGAGSLTFNGVACAVGQEIAADQLGHLKFTPAENVSGAAYATFGYQVYDGTAYSAESYTFTVNVNAVNDAPIAGDGTLSVTKNSIYEFDADDFHFSDPADPGDQLGSVTIHFAECDLGQDGVLFYDNTVVEGDITISVNDLGKLRYDAGANEAGAEYGYITYSVADGGGAESETATLIINVVAGPNSAPELDVNPTGSGGDYDRATSLNSDVGHAAVAAHDATVSDPDGDALTGMTISMDDAAEGDWLTVDLSDTDLVAEYSGGDGQPLVLTITGEASAETYQRVLRSIGYESHDDQLTETGRIVRVVVTDSNNATSQEQQVYIALPSAMLGAPGDNDDSLEGTNEDEDIRALGGNDTVDAGGGRDTVSGGSGDDFLNGNAGRDVLSYRNSEDAVKVVLLAHDTLAGPAGDDSVFGFEEVWGSRFDDTLIGNDGSNRFMPGHGNNVVNGLGGEHNEVSYADAERGVSMNLEEGRAQHWSQGVEGAESYVDTLSGISDIVGSRFSDTIVGDEGDNCIVGGEGYDYLDGGGGDDTVSYIDAHEGVVVTFVDGTPPAMGTDEVVNFEHVVGSAYADTITGSAFSNSITGGGGADELVGGGGADWFIYASPADGGDTISDFSANDDFFRFDSSAFGLNYSNELLDANFLSQADRPTSPVFDDGGGVGFVWVSGEKALYFYSSEYSNGVLIATLPNIGTGVDLSAANIMLDDGTMPAVQDMRVLVDDPDNMHGMDDADYMLGRGGDDTLKGEEGDDYLDGGAGSDILHGDEGDDSLDGGAGSDFLCGGRIVDNGGETLLSDDGTDVVMYTDASQGVNVDLQAGTATTGDDTDTLLGIDGAVGSRFDDTFTAGEDAVTYVFEGGLGNDVYDGTAAEDVMVTYRHSEVGVQVDLSSNDGLATRDLDGNGTVDETDTLWGVSNIEGSEFDDTLIGGENPDGEWFDGRGGADLIDGKSGYDAVSYASSVGAVFVNLDAGLDGEYGLAYAAEGTDTLKNIEGVYGTDYNDTFRGDDRDNTFRGGIGDDYIDGGEGQDRVDFKHATGGVLVDLADGVAEGADGNDTLVSIEDVRGSNHDDTVYGTVGANRIEARGGNDKVQGDDGNDLIDGGAGDDSLYGDAGDDTIIGGEGGDSIDGGEGWDWLDYSAETDTISVNLVDGRVVTASGTDTVAGVEMFVGTVGNDSFLAGSSGDDVCFMGGQGNDTYTGNNGDGGSCEVAYIESSGGVFVNLSEQNVTIGGITQDSHTGSDGEGGTDVFSGMSGVIGSFNDDTLVLSENLNGYAMGLGGHDFIRGHGRGGDMDKSYEVSFEGLPDYEVHNGVKVNLTSEVRDGLEAHTAQDGWYDTDTLEGITDVIGTELGDTIYGSDVQTDLGTWFRGNKGDDSLVGHEGLQNDTADYGDADGGVQVYLYDFDGLHGGEGYSTGADGNDYLVSIEHADGSNFDDVLVGNDANNRLMGRDGNDLLVGGAGADTLDGGEGADTFFYGDIADGGDMLEYFSSGEDVLEFLASAFGLPEGALNVAKFVNVDGTYDPGLSGDVDGPCFVLDDTTLYYDADGTNTAGGATAICSNSGGLELTADDIHIVTAMG; from the coding sequence ATGGAACAGGTCGGAAAGGTCGTCGCTCTCGTTGGGCAGGCATTTGCTGAAAGTGAAACCGGCTCGCGGCCGCTTGAGAACGGGAGCCCCGTGTACCAAGGGGAGACGTTGGCAACGGCTTCCGGCAGTTCCCTCGAGGTCCGATTTTCCGATGATTCCGTCCTCGCACAGGGCGAGAATTCCCACCTGACTCTCGACGAATACGTCTACAGTCCATCTGATCCTTCCTCTTCCAATTTGCTGGTGCGCATGTCCGAGGGCACCTACCGCATGGTCACGGGCCATATCGCCGAGGACAATCCTGATGGCGTTGCTCTGCGCTCGCCGCTGGCGACCATCGGCATCCGTGGCACCGGCGTCGATATGCAGATTGGTCCCGACGGCGAACGATTCGGCATTTTCGACTACCACCAGTTCGACCTCGTGGTGACCACTCCTCAGGGAACGCGGTTTATCACGGACGGACATATGATTCTCGATGTCGGCGCGGATGGCGGCCTCGGAATGCCACGGCCGTATACGCCTTTGGAGCAACAGCAATTCCAGCAGTTGGCACCGATTTCCACCATACCGCCTCGGGATGGTGGAGGGGGTGAGGGTTCTGACGACCAGAGCGAAGGCCCCGGCGAGGGGGGGGATGGCGAGGAAGGCCCCGCAGACGGGGGTGAACTCGCTGGTACAGAGGGTGACGAACTGGGCGAGGCCGAGGGCGATTCCCGCGAGGATGAGCTGGCGGACGGCGCCGAAGAGGGCGATGCCTTTGGCGGAGAGCAGGGAACAGGGAATGGCGAGACGCTCATAGGCCAAGGCGGCGAAGGCGATCCTCTTGCCCCGGCGGGGAGCGGAGAGTTGGGCCAAGGCTTGATGTTGGATGGGCCACCCGTAATTATGCCACCATCAGGTCCGCTCGGTATTTTGCCTGTAACGTTAGACCCATGGGGCATGCTGTTATCTCCATCGCCGACATGGATTTTGGTGAATCTGACGCCGGAGGATGTCGTTTTGTTTCCGCCGCCTCAGTTTGACGCCGAAATGGACGAAGGCGACGATGAGGACGATGCCCCCGTGCAGCCGCCGAGGCCACAGGGTATTAACTATATCGGCACGCCCGACGCTGATTTGAAGTACGCCTCCAACTACGACGATACACTGCGTGGCGAGGGGGGAGCGGACACTCTGCAAGGCTTTGGCGGAAACGACATCATCGATGGCGGCACGGGCAACGACTCTCTGACCGGTGGTAATGGCAATGACGTCGTTGCCGGTGCCGCTGGCGACGACGTCATTGACGGCGGGGCCGGGTGCGATGTGCTTCTGGGCGGCATCGGGGATGACACCATACGTCTCGCCGAGGTGGGCGACGCCGCTCCCGGTGAGGTCATCGACGGTGGCGAAGGCTCGGACGTGCTGCTCCTGCAAGGGGCCGGTGGCGAGCTTGATCTGACGGTCGATGGCGGACCGCAGGTGACGGGCGTGGAGCGTATCGACATCCAGTCGCAGGGCGCTGTGGAGCTTGTGCTCAATGCCGAAATGGTCGCTACGGCGACGGATGGCGTGCTGACCATCGTTGGCAACGAGGTGCAGGGGCACCATGTTACGCTGTGGGGCGAGTGGTACTCTGCCGATACCGTCCAGTATGAAGGTCAGATATTCAACCGCTTTGTCTGCGAAGGCGACGGGCAGCCCGCCACGGTCCTCGTTGCGCAGGGCATTGAAACGCATGTCAACTCCGCGCCGATCGCGTTGGAGTCGTTCGTTGAGCTTCCGGAAGATTCGGCGGCCGGGTATGTTTTTACCCTTGCCGATTTCGAGTTTGAGGACGCCGATGAGGACGAGTTGCAGAGCATCCGGGTGAACGCGGACGCATTCCAGGTTGGAGGCCTGTATCTGGATGGTGTGCTCCTGACCGGGGAGGTGGAGATTTCCCGGGCGGACATCGAGGCCGGGCGGCTTGGCTACGGTGTGGATGTGCAGGCACATCCGAATTTTTGCGGCGAGGAGAGCTTCACTTTCCAAGTTTGGGACGGGCAGGGGTACGGAGATGCGGCTTCCATGAATGTCGCCATCACCCCCGTCAACGACGCGCCGACCGCGGCGGATGCCAGTTACACCATAAACGAGGATACGACGCTCTCGTTTGTCCCGTCGAAGTTCACAGGCGCGTGGGAAGACGTGGACGGTGACGACTTGGCGGGCATTCGCATCACGTCGCTTCCGGGTGCGGGTAGCCTGACGTTCAACGGCGTGGCGTGTGCCGTGGGGCAGGAGATCGCTGCCGATCAGCTCGGGCACCTCAAGTTCACCCCTGCCGAGAACGTAAGCGGCGCGGCCTACGCCACCTTCGGCTATCAGGTCTACGATGGCACGGCCTACAGCGCCGAGTCCTACACGTTTACGGTGAACGTCAATGCCGTCAACGACGCGCCTATCGCCGGGGACGGGACGCTCAGCGTGACGAAGAATTCGATCTACGAATTCGACGCCGATGATTTCCATTTCTCCGATCCCGCCGACCCCGGCGATCAGTTGGGGAGCGTGACCATCCATTTCGCCGAGTGCGATCTCGGGCAGGATGGTGTCCTTTTCTACGACAACACAGTCGTCGAAGGTGACATCACCATTTCCGTCAATGATCTTGGAAAGCTGCGATACGATGCCGGAGCCAATGAGGCAGGCGCCGAATACGGCTACATCACCTATTCCGTCGCGGACGGCGGCGGGGCAGAGAGCGAAACGGCCACGCTCATCATCAACGTGGTCGCCGGACCCAACTCCGCGCCGGAGCTCGACGTCAATCCCACTGGCTCCGGTGGGGACTACGACCGCGCGACGAGCCTGAATTCCGACGTGGGGCATGCCGCAGTGGCGGCGCACGACGCCACGGTTTCCGATCCCGACGGCGACGCACTGACCGGCATGACCATCAGCATGGACGATGCGGCGGAAGGGGACTGGCTGACCGTGGACCTTTCCGACACGGATCTTGTGGCGGAGTATTCCGGCGGCGATGGTCAGCCGCTTGTGCTCACGATCACTGGCGAGGCCAGCGCAGAGACCTATCAGCGCGTGCTGCGTAGCATCGGCTACGAGTCGCACGATGATCAGTTGACGGAGACGGGACGCATCGTTCGCGTCGTCGTCACGGATTCCAATAATGCGACGTCGCAGGAGCAACAGGTGTACATTGCTCTTCCGAGCGCCATGCTTGGCGCTCCCGGCGACAATGACGATTCGCTCGAAGGCACGAATGAGGACGAGGATATTCGTGCCCTCGGTGGCAACGACACCGTGGACGCCGGAGGCGGCAGGGATACCGTGTCCGGCGGCAGCGGCGACGACTTCCTCAACGGCAACGCCGGGCGTGACGTGCTCTCATACCGGAATTCCGAAGATGCCGTGAAGGTGGTGCTTCTGGCGCACGACACGCTGGCCGGACCGGCCGGCGACGATAGCGTCTTCGGTTTCGAGGAGGTGTGGGGCAGCCGTTTCGATGACACGCTGATCGGCAACGACGGAAGCAATCGCTTCATGCCGGGGCACGGCAACAATGTCGTGAACGGTCTCGGTGGCGAGCACAACGAGGTGAGCTACGCCGACGCCGAGCGTGGCGTGTCCATGAATCTCGAAGAAGGTCGGGCGCAGCATTGGTCGCAGGGCGTTGAGGGCGCAGAGTCCTACGTGGATACGCTTTCAGGCATTTCGGATATTGTCGGATCGCGCTTCTCGGACACCATCGTTGGCGACGAAGGGGACAACTGCATCGTCGGCGGCGAGGGATATGACTATCTCGATGGTGGCGGTGGCGACGATACCGTGTCCTACATCGATGCCCACGAGGGCGTTGTGGTCACGTTTGTGGATGGGACGCCGCCCGCCATGGGCACGGACGAGGTCGTCAACTTCGAACACGTCGTGGGTTCCGCCTATGCGGATACCATCACCGGTTCGGCATTTTCCAACTCCATCACCGGCGGTGGCGGAGCGGACGAGCTGGTCGGCGGTGGCGGTGCGGACTGGTTCATCTACGCCTCTCCGGCCGACGGCGGCGATACGATTTCCGACTTCAGCGCGAATGACGATTTCTTCCGCTTCGACTCCTCGGCCTTCGGGTTGAACTATTCCAACGAACTGCTGGACGCGAATTTCCTCTCGCAGGCCGATAGGCCCACATCTCCCGTCTTCGACGACGGCGGGGGCGTGGGCTTCGTGTGGGTTTCCGGCGAGAAGGCTCTGTACTTCTATTCCTCTGAATATTCGAATGGCGTGCTCATCGCCACGCTGCCGAACATCGGGACCGGCGTTGACTTAAGCGCGGCGAATATCATGCTCGACGACGGCACCATGCCTGCGGTGCAGGATATGAGAGTGCTCGTTGATGACCCCGACAATATGCATGGCATGGATGACGCCGACTACATGCTCGGGCGCGGAGGAGACGACACCCTCAAGGGCGAGGAGGGCGACGACTATCTCGATGGCGGCGCGGGGAGCGATATCCTGCATGGCGACGAGGGGGACGACTCTCTCGACGGCGGGGCGGGGAGCGACTTCCTGTGCGGCGGAAGGATTGTGGACAATGGGGGCGAGACGCTGCTCTCTGACGACGGCACTGACGTGGTTATGTACACCGACGCCAGCCAGGGCGTGAACGTGGATCTGCAAGCCGGAACGGCCACCACCGGTGACGATACCGATACGCTCCTCGGCATCGATGGTGCGGTGGGTTCGCGTTTTGATGACACCTTCACCGCCGGAGAGGACGCGGTCACCTACGTCTTTGAGGGCGGCCTTGGCAACGATGTGTACGACGGCACCGCCGCCGAGGACGTCATGGTTACCTACCGGCACAGCGAAGTGGGCGTACAGGTTGACCTCTCTTCGAACGATGGACTGGCCACCCGCGATCTCGATGGCAACGGTACCGTGGACGAGACCGATACGCTGTGGGGCGTTTCGAACATTGAGGGCTCGGAATTCGACGATACCCTGATTGGCGGCGAGAACCCCGATGGCGAATGGTTCGACGGACGCGGCGGCGCGGACCTGATCGACGGCAAGAGCGGCTACGACGCCGTTTCCTATGCCAGCAGCGTCGGTGCGGTGTTTGTGAATCTGGATGCGGGACTCGATGGCGAGTATGGCCTCGCCTACGCCGCCGAGGGAACGGATACCCTCAAGAATATCGAGGGCGTCTACGGCACGGACTACAACGACACATTCCGCGGCGACGACCGGGACAACACGTTCCGTGGCGGCATTGGCGACGACTACATCGACGGCGGGGAAGGACAGGACCGCGTTGATTTCAAGCATGCCACGGGTGGCGTGTTGGTGGATCTGGCTGATGGCGTTGCCGAGGGTGCCGATGGCAATGATACCCTCGTGAGCATTGAGGACGTCCGCGGTTCGAATCATGACGATACGGTATACGGTACTGTGGGGGCCAACAGGATCGAGGCTCGCGGCGGCAACGACAAGGTTCAGGGCGACGATGGCAATGACCTGATCGACGGCGGTGCTGGAGACGATAGCCTGTACGGCGACGCCGGGGACGACACCATCATCGGCGGCGAGGGGGGCGATTCCATCGACGGCGGCGAGGGCTGGGACTGGCTCGACTACTCGGCGGAGACGGACACCATTTCCGTGAATCTCGTGGACGGACGTGTCGTCACAGCATCGGGGACCGACACTGTGGCTGGCGTCGAAATGTTCGTTGGTACCGTTGGCAACGACAGCTTCCTCGCCGGAAGTAGTGGGGATGACGTCTGCTTCATGGGCGGTCAGGGGAACGACACCTACACCGGCAATAACGGCGACGGCGGCAGTTGCGAAGTCGCATACATAGAATCCAGCGGCGGCGTGTTCGTGAACCTCAGCGAACAGAACGTCACCATCGGCGGCATCACGCAGGACTCTCACACCGGTTCCGACGGCGAAGGCGGTACGGACGTCTTTTCGGGCATGAGCGGCGTCATCGGCTCCTTCAATGACGACACCCTCGTGTTGTCCGAAAACCTGAACGGCTACGCGATGGGCCTCGGGGGTCATGATTTCATTCGTGGGCACGGGCGCGGCGGAGACATGGACAAATCCTACGAGGTCTCCTTCGAGGGCCTTCCCGATTACGAGGTGCACAACGGCGTCAAGGTGAACCTGACCAGCGAGGTGCGGGACGGACTGGAAGCGCATACCGCCCAGGACGGCTGGTACGATACGGACACGTTGGAAGGCATTACCGACGTCATCGGTACCGAACTGGGCGACACCATCTACGGTTCGGACGTTCAGACCGACCTTGGCACGTGGTTCCGGGGCAACAAGGGCGACGATTCCCTCGTGGGTCATGAGGGCTTGCAGAACGATACCGCCGATTATGGCGATGCCGACGGCGGCGTGCAGGTCTACCTCTACGATTTCGACGGCCTGCACGGCGGCGAGGGCTATTCCACGGGAGCGGACGGTAACGACTACCTCGTGAGCATCGAACATGCGGATGGCTCCAACTTCGATGACGTGCTGGTCGGCAACGATGCGAACAATAGGCTGATGGGCCGAGACGGCAACGACCTTCTCGTTGGCGGAGCCGGAGCGGATACCCTCGACGGCGGGGAGGGGGCGGATACTTTCTTCTACGGCGATATCGCGGATGGTGGGGATATGCTGGAGTATTTCTCGTCCGGCGAGGACGTTTTGGAATTCCTCGCCAGCGCGTTCGGTCTTCCCGAAGGCGCGCTCAACGTCGCGAAGTTCGTGAATGTGGACGGCACCTACGACCCCGGTTTAAGTGGCGACGTGGATGGTCCCTGCTTCGTGCTCGACGACACCACGCTCTACTACGATGCGGATGGCACGAACACCGCAGGCGGTGCAACGGCCATCTGTTCCAATTCGGGTGGACTTGAGCTCACGGCGGACGATATCCATATCGTTACCGCCATGGGATGA